The genomic region CGATTTGACAAATGACGTCCATTCATTATCCGGGCTCTAACTGTGGCGGACAATCCCGGCGCCGAGGGTGCCCTGTGGTTAACTACTAACCTAGAACTCCACTAAGTTTGGATTTCTGTTGTAGCGGGACGAACTTATAATTAGCACGTTCAACTTATTCGGTTGCAAAGCCAATGTCGAAGCAGATTCGCTCCAAATCTGCCAATCCCCCGTCGCGGCAATGTTGAGAGTGCGCACCTTACAGGTTAGTTCTCGACCATCGGTCACTATTGGCAAACGTCTCACACAGTATCCAGGAGCGCAGTAATTCTTACGTATGTGCCCTCTGCCGTCACAAACTCTCGCCCAGCGATTCGCAGTCCAGAGATCGCCATGTGTCCAGCGTCGGAGCCACAATAACATCAGTTAGAGCCACTCGGCCATCTTCGTGTCACTATCTACGATTATCTGGTGTGCGCGCCTTGTCGACGAGCTCTATACTCCACGGACCGAACGATAATGGCAAGCCGGGAGGCTTCCCGGGGCGTGGTTTTCCTGGAGGGTTTGGAGCTGGATTGGGGTCTTTCGGAGCATTTGCGAGCAAACCATCACCAGATACTTCGAAGCAAAGCGTTGACTTGCTTCCTCATGAGCAAGAAGCTCGTAAAAAGATGGGATTGCCTCTGAAGAAACctctcaaggttgaggctgcCCCCACCCCGCCACCTGCACAAAACAACGTCAAGAAGCGATCAGACACCCAGAACGCAAATCAAAACCAAAGCCAAAGGAAGAATACATCTCCAGCCAGAGACAACCAGCAACCAAACCGATCGAACGACGGAAACAAATATGCTAGACAGCAGcggcatcagcagcagcagcaacagcggGACGCAAAGCCAACAACGCCCCCATCAAATCTGTTGTCAAGCTCAATTCTTGCTGAGGCTTTCAGAACAGATCGTACACCGGCTCCAGTGGCAACGCCCAAGTCATGGTCTACTAATGAGCCTCCCAAGCCAGCTGCACCCGCTTGGGGAGCTTTCAGCGCTCGAAAGGTTGATACTCAAATACCCCTCATCAGCAGAAAAGCGGAGGCGAAACCTGCGGAGAGCCAAAACAAGAACAAATCGAAGAATGTCGCACCAGCAACAGGCCAGGAAGAGGGTGAGAGCGTATGGGGGCAGCTGAAGCGCTCCCGCAAGCTGGAAGAAAAGCCAAGCCGCGGGGAGGATGGTTTCTGGGACGCACTCGAAAGTCGAGTCACAAATATTCGTAGCAGACCTGGCCCCGGGGGCCAATACTTGGAAGCGCTTCAGGGGGCAGATGGCATGTTACGAGGTGGTCAGCAGTCGCAGGAAGATCAAATAAGGCGCAAGTCACGTTTCGAGATGGAGGAAAGCGATGTTTCTGATAAGCggagagacaagaaggacaagcgCCCCAAGAATGTTCATCGGAACGAGGCTGAAgacgatgactttgacgaaGATTCAATTCGACGCTGGGAAGCTAGACAAcgcaagaaggctgagaaagaAGCGAGAAAACGCCTTGAGGAAGCTACAGAAGCCGCTCCCGTACCCATCTTTCTCCCCGAGTACATTAGCATCTCCAACTTGGCTGGTGCTCTCCAGATCCGCATAGCCGACTTTTTGCATGATCTGGAGTCCATGGGATTTGAGGATCTCACAGAGGAAACCATCATGACTGGTGATACGGCAGCCCTTGTCGCTCAGGAGTACGGCTATGATCCCACAGTGGACACTGGTTCTCAGCGCGACCTACAACCTCGGCCGGCGCCAGAAGATCCGTCATTATTGCCAAGCAGGCCTCCTGTTGTCACCATTATGGGCCATGTTGATCACGGAAAGACTACTCTTTTGGATTGGCTACGCAAGTCTTCCATTGCTGCCCAGGAGCACGGTGGCATCACACAACACATCGGTGCCTTTGTCGTTCAAATGTCGTCGGGCAAGCAGATCACCTTCCTTGATACGCCAGGTCACGCTGCGTTCTTGTCTATGCGTCAACGAGGCGCCAATGTCACAGACATTGTGGTGCTGGTCGTGGCTGCTGACGACAGTGTTATGCCACAGACTTTAGAGGCACTGAAGCACGCTACGGCCGCCAAGGTTCCTATCATCGTGGCAATAAACAAGATCGATAAGGAAGACGCTCGAGTGGATCAAGTGAAAGCTGATCTTGCCCGCCATGGCGTTGAAATCGAAGACTATGGCGGTGATGTTCAGGTGGTACCCGTAAGTGGCAAGACGGGCAAGGGCATGCAAGATCTCGAAGAGAACATCGTCACCTTGTCTGAAATCCTCGATGTCCGCGCCGAAGCAGATGGCATGGCCGAGGGCTGGGTTCTAGAATCTAGCATCAAGCAGACTGGCAAGACCGCCACAGTGCTTGTCAAGCGAGGAACTCTGCGTCTTGGTGATATTATCGTGGCCGGCAAATCATGGGCCAAGATTCGTGGCCTTCGAAACGAAGCTGGTGTCGAGATCCCTGAGGCACCCCCTGGAACTCCTGTCCAGATCCTTGGCTGGCGCGAGCTGCCTGATGCTGGAGAGCAAGTTCTCCAGGCGCCTGATGAGGGCAAAGCTAGGACAGCGATCGAGTACCGTGAGGAAATGGCTGAGAGACTGGAGAGCTCTAAGCAACTAGCTGAACAAGAGCAGCGCCAGCGTGAGAAGGAGGCCGCTGAGGAAGCCGCCGCTGCTGCAGAAGCTGAGGGCACTGAAGCAGAGCCTGCCAAGACTGAGCCCGGCATCATTTACCAGAACTTCATTGTCAAGGCTGATGTCGCTGGGTCCGTGGAGGCCGTTTGTGGCACTGTCCAGGAACTCGGAAACAACGAAGTCCAATCCAAGCTCTTACGATCTGGCGTCGGCGCGATCTCTGAGTATGACGTCGACCACGCTGCTGCATCCAAGAGTatcatcgtcaacttcaATATGCCTATCCTTCCTCATATTCGCCAGCGTGCCGAAGAGGCCGGTGTGCGCATCATCGATCACAGCGTCATTTATCACGTTGTCGATGATGTTAAGAGTGCACTGTCGGACCTACTACCACATACTATTACAAACAAGGTACTTGGCGAAGCAGACGTATTGCAAGTATTTGGCATCAACGTCAGAAAGAGGGTGCAGAAGAATATCGCCGGTTGCAAGATCCGCAACGGCACTATCAAGCGGACGTCTATGGTCAGGGTTATCCGTGGTGGAGAAGTCGTCTATGATGGTAAGTTATACATTTCTCCTTTTTACACATTCTACACATCCTGCCCGTCTCTTTACTCCTTGTGTGTCTCTTCCTGATGCTGACTCAATCCACAGGCAAAATCGACACACTCAAACATGTCAAAAAGGACGTCATGGAGATGGGTAAGGGCACCGAGTGTGGTATCGGTCTTGAAGACTTCCAGGAGCTACAAATCGACGATCAGATCCAGACTTATGAGGTAATCAAGGAAAGGCGAACGCTGTAACAACAGAACTGTAAAATATGTACAAAAGGCGGAAATCAAAAGGTGGTCGCTCTCTGAGGAAAGGGAGTCGTGTATGAATAGATGCATATGAAGACATGGTCCTAAGACGGAAGAGCATGCCAAGATTTGGGTGTTGGATAGAGGGACGATATACCAAATTTCACTGttaatactaaaaattaCAATTCCATGACCCCGGTGTTCAAATTGGTGAGTAAGTAATGTTGGTTAGAGTGATACGATTTCTGTTTGGTAATCTTCTGCTCAACTTCGAGATGGCGCACCCACAGCATTGGATGAGAACGTCCTCGTCATAATGGTAGCCTGGTTACGCTCCTTTTCCAACTTGGCCAAACCAATACGATCAGTCACAGGCGTAGCCTCAATGATGTTATCAAATTcattgtcgtcatcgtcatcgtcatcttcgctTCCGCTCCTCTCGTTATCCGAGTCAGGCTGAACACTGGTATTAGGCTTgaactgctgctggtgttgatgtggGTTGGGAATGGTGACAGGCTTCTTATCGTCTTGTTGGTTGGGGTTAGTGAAGGTCTTTGAGGCGAGAACTTTGCGGCGAATCTCGGCCATTgcgtcctcgtcatctgagTCGTCAGATATTGCATAGCgatccttttcttcttcttcctcctcctcctcctcctcctcttttgGCTGAGATTTAGGGGGCTTCTTGCCAAGATATATGCCATCCACgcttccctcttcctcttcctcttcgtcactgtcatcctcttcatcgtcgtcgtcgccgtCATCAGAAAATTGAATACGTCTTCGATTGGTATTTCCGCTGGTCCACATATCGTCGTTTCCTTCCTCCCGACTCTCCGCGTATTCCTTCTCCAGTTGCTCCATCCActcttcttcagtctttTTGATCTCGGCCTCATCAGCACATGCAGCATATCGCTTGAGCAAGCTGTGGTTGATCTCGAGGAAGGATGGTCCGTATGAAAAAGGGGCAAGAATCTGCTCCGCCCAATCTGAGTGACCACAAATGTAGAAAGCTGCAGCCAGCGCTTCAACACAGTTCAGACGCCAGGGCTTGCCATAATTGACCGTATTCGCAGCGACGAGGTACGGCAACAACCGCTCACACTTCCCACCGACTTTGTTCCACTGAACCTCCTGCGTCCTCGCCCAAGAGCACTCTACAACAGCAGCGCCGTACTGGTCCATGAGCTCGCGATCGGCGGGGGAGACGGTATGTTTGCCGTTGGGCGTGATGATGACTCCGTTATGGCGTTGGCCGAGATGCAGGTCGCGCATCATTCCAAGTTTCATGAGTTTCTTTCCGGAACAGCGTTTGGGATCGCAATGGCCGAGATCCCAACATGCGGCTTTGAAAGCTGGGCGCGAAgaaccatcaccatcatcatcacggCGGGGTCCTCGTCGCGGGGTTGGGCCTCCCTTTCTACCCTTGGAGACGAAATCCTTTTTGTGACGAACCATTTTGGATGGGTTTGGCGAATACCTGATGTTTTATGGTACCTATTGTTCGGAGGGTATgcgttgttgatgttttAATACGAGTAATGCAGACTTCAAAATTAATTTTTGCCTCGTCCAAAAAGCTATGGAAGATGGGTTGATAAGGTTCTCATGGTGGGGTTGATTTATTCCGTCAGTCAGCGAGGGGCAGCAACTCGAGAGGGCACTGAGCGCTGGGGTCCCCTAGCACTTTGTAAGCGACGAGACCTACCTAATAATGGAAGGCTTCAGCACCAAATCCGCTATCACGCCGCTGTAACAGGGGCTTACGGAAGGGATGCGAGAAAACCTAGGTAGGACCTTGATCTCAAGCTAAATAAAGACTTAGATACattagcctaagtttagagTGGCTCGTTGATGAGTTTATTCTGGCACCCTATCTCGATTTTTTTCGTTGTCACCTCAATTTACAATAGTCAATTCCTTAACGTACTAAGCTGATTGGCTGCTCTTTCCATGTCTGCGCCACAGAGCCACATCTTACCTCTTAACAGGTAGGTACCTTGAGCACCTACCTTACTAACTTCCGTATCATCGTGTTGTCTACAGGTCCCTTGGCCGTTGGCGACGTATACAAGTTCGAAGACCATGATATGGCAAGAGaggttttattttaaatcAAGAACTTAtgcccttttcttttctttatccTTATTTCACGTTGATTGCCGTATCTACTTGTCTTGTTTGTTCTTTTAAGCTGTTTCCGTAGGCTTGCTCCGTATTCGGTCGACCACTGGGCTACCTACCAGGAGCTCCCCGCCAGACTCCGAGGATACCTATAGTACTGGACTCCGTCCGTTAGTAGGTCCAGTTGACCAGCTCACCCTTCTATCAACGTAGCACTACCTCGCACCCGTCGTCCTCGACCAACGCGCGCACGCAAAATACCGCGAATAACATCGTAATTTTGTGTGTGCACATCAGTATTTTATATTTGCAATGGAGGCCGCTTCAGCTCGCGCAGCGGCTCGCGACCGTTGGGGCGATCTGCCATCATCTGGCAGAACCCCCTCCCAGCTCCAGCGCTTCATCCAGGCTGCCTGCAGTCCCGAGAACTACGAACCCAACCTCGCCCTCAATCTCGAGATCGCCGACCTTATAAACTCAAAGAAGGGAACTGCTCCTCGCGAGGCTGCTACTGCAATCGTCAACTACATCAATCATCGCAACCCCAACGTGGCTCTGCTCGCCTTAGGCCTTCTTGACATATGTGTTAAAAACTGCGGATACCCCTTTCACCTACAAATCGGCACAAAGGAGTTCCTCAATGAGCTCGTCAGAAGGTTCCCCGAACGGCCGCCAATGCGCCCTACACGAGTCCAGGCCAAAATCCTCGAGGCGATTGAGGAATGGCGAGGGACGATATGCGAAACGAGCCGATACAAGGAGGATCTAGGATTTATTAGGGACATGCACCGATTATTGAGTTATAAAGGATACGTCTTCCCTGAAGTGCGGAGAGAGGATGCTGCTGTATTGAACCCCAGTGATGTAAGTTAATTCGCTTCTGCATGATGTGTCCCATACTGAACAGATCATGTAGAACCTCAAGTCCGCcgaagaaatggaagaggaagagcgaGAGGCGCAATCAGCTAAACTTCAGGAACTCATTCGTCGCGGCACCCCCGAGGATCTCCAAGAAGCCAACCGACTTATGAAGATCATGGCTGGCTACGACACACGGTCAAAGACCGACTACCGCGCAAAGGCCGCTGAGGAGGTTGCCAAGATTCAGGCTAAGGCGCGATTACTAGAGGAGCGACTCGACTCCTTCAAGGAGGGCGACAAgatggaagatggtgatgtctTCAGCGAATTGGCTGCTGCCCTACAGAGTGCACAGCCTAAGATCCAGAAGATGTGTGAAGAGGAATCTGACGACCACGAGGCTGTCGCCAAGTTGCTCGAGATCAACGACAGCATACACCGAACAGCAGAGCGGTATaagctgatgaagaagggtgaTATAGAGGGCGCTGCAAAGGTTGCCGCTGGTGGGCCTCCCCCCTCTGCTGCTGGAGCTACAGCATCGTCTTCAAGCGCAGCGAATGAGCTGTCTCTCATCGactttgaagttgatgccagCAGTAATGGCGCTCAGCCAAACAATGCCGCTGTGCCCTCTGCGAGCGCTGGGGGCCTTGAGAATGACCTCCTCGGCCTAGATATTGGTGGAGAGTCGAGCAGTTTCGGGCAAGGCGGCGGTATTGCTTTGGGCTTTGGCGCAAACCAAAGTAAGTTGCCAATACAAACTCCCCGTGCCCATTGCTATACTAAACCATTTTCCAGATATTCCTGGTCCTGCGTTATTATCTTCCATGACCCAGGACAACTCTGCCCGAGGTCAAGtttcaactccaactcctccCCCCTTTTCACAATTCGCCTCCTTCTCACAGCCCGTCTCTCAATCGACGACACCTCAGCCTCGCTTCcaacagcagcctcctcCCCCATCACAGCCCGCCTCCGATCCATTCGCTATTCTTGGTGCTGGTAACTTTAACTCTCAACGTGCATCTCCTGCGCCCCCTCAACCACAACCCGCTCCTACAGccaacgatgatgacgagtggAACTTCTCCTCTGCCCTACCCCCAGAGCCAAGCAAGCCCAAGGAGCACCAGGCTGTTGTGAGTAACACAAATGTGAAGATTGAGATGATTGCCAGGCGAGCACCTGGCAATGAGAACGCTATTAACATCGTCTTTGCCTTTTCCAACAACGTGACACAGCCCATCGGCGAATTTCACTTCCAGCTCGCCGTGACAAAGGTAAGCATACCCTTCATGCTTGCTGACATGGCATGAACTGACATAAACCCAGGGCTACGAACTTCAGCTCAAGCCTCAGACTGGTCGCGATCTTGCCCCCCAGCAAAATCGCGGCATCACGCAGGAGGTGCAGATCTGGCACGCGGGCAACCGGGCTCAAAAGGTCACAAGCGCCAAGCTGCGGTGGCGTGCCTCATATAAGACCGGCGAACAAACCGTCAACGAGATGGGTGAGGTCACCGAGTTCAGCCTCGCATAAGAGCAGTGGTTTGCTTCCCGGGATAGAGGTAGGCAGTATATGCAGGCAGTATGTGAAAGAGTGGGATGGGGATTTTAAGAAGGGTTGAAGGAATACTTTCTCGTTTGTTTGTCTATATGGACTGGAGCATAGGACAGAAGAGAAAAGCGAGACAGCGGATGCTTTCTGATTTGTCAAGTGGGCAGCTAGTTGCCTGGAATGATATGCGTATTGTGATGGTGACAGGCTTGTTCGCAAACTTGAGACGTTGGAGAATACATTGGATTCAGATCATGAATGACAGAAATTTGTTCACAACGAAACGCTATTAAGAGTCCAAGTCTGTGATTTTGGTTACCAGGGCAAAGCGCAATTTTGACATAGGCTCGTTACTGCTATATTCATCAGACCATCATCTTTTACAATTGTTCAACTCCAACTCTAACATCTAATACCGCTGAACTAGTCCTCTCTTGTGGGAAGTGCCCGAATGGTTGTAGCCCCTTGTCTGACTATTCTCCTTTCAAAAGCTACCATTGTCTGAGGGCGAATTATCAGCCATCTCtggtcttttcttgcttcatGACTGGGGCCACCCATGTGTCATCCCTCTGCAAGCATATAAACCAGGTAAACGCCTGTAGTCCCAGGATCAAATCTCTCACACGCCAATACTCCCACAAATCTGGAAACCGCATAAGGAGGCCATGCCGGATCATCCATGATCCGCAAAAAAGCCTCGGAGAGTGCAAAACAAAGGGAAAAAATGGGGAGGACTCGGGATTCCCGGTGTAAGTAGTTGTGGGCGGTGTATGCTGCCATAGCACGATGACAGAAAGTTAAGTGTGCTGAGTTGGAGCACACCTTTTATTTGAATGTTGTTTCTCTTTTCAAGAGTGTTACGCTCAACGCTGGCGTCGAAGATTTTATGGCGTGAAACGAGAACCATTTGCAGATGACGAAGGATTCTAAGCCCCTAACTCGCTCACAGCAAAGGATGGCGTGGTTGGGTTTAGTGAGTAGCCACCCTGGGTAGGTGTCTTGGCCATTTGGGCCATTGTTTCGCGCTCAGCCTTCTCGCGTTCCCGTTGCGCCTTCTCCTGCTTAGTGATACGGGGTTTTCGGGTGACAGAGCCACCTCGAGATCCAGGCCCTCCGCCGCGGCCGCTGCCTGTCCCGCCTCTGGTCGACGCACCTCTTCCGCCTCCTCTGCTACCTCTTCCACCCCGTCCGCGCTTAGGGGGACCATCATGGCTATTACTTGTTATTGCTTGATCACATAAGACAAAAAAGGAAGATACATACCCAGCAGCTggcttctcgacctcggGTACAAGAGGGCCAGAGTAGACAAAGAACCCGTCACGGCTTGCTGCCGCCTGAGCTTCCCATAGGAGCTCTGAATCGTCGacaaaatcatcatcaacatcgtaCTGATCCTCCTTGAAATtacgcttcttcttgggcttggcctGGGCATCAGGGCCGCTGGTCGCGCCGTTGTCGGGGTTGCTAGCCTCGGCATCGGAGAGATCGACGGACATTTCATCACCAGATTCGCGGCCCGATTCCGCCTTTTCTAGAGAGGCAGCCGCCGCAGCGATGCGAGCCTTGCGGTCTCGGTTGGCAGCCAGGCGAGGGTGAAGAGCATCCCATCCATACCGTTCCTCAGCCATGCGCATGAAATTGACATATCTGTTTGTCTCGCCAGCCTGGATAGGTATACTGAGAACAATGGTTGGGGCCTGGGCTTCTTCCCCTGGCTTAGCTCGACCAAAGTCGAGGATGGAACGGCCTTCACTTTCTCCCATATCATCGAGGGTGTCAGTCTTTGGCGTGGAAACTCCAGTGTGAGGCTTCTGCTTTGGCGATGACTTCTTGATAGGGCCATTGGAAATGGTGGTAAAGTTAGATTCTTTGATGACTGGCCTTTGAAcgggtggtggtggaggtggtgcatccttctttgcttcctGCACTGGTGGCCGCGAAGAAGGAGTTGGTGTCAATATGCCGCGAGGGTCTttggatggtgatggtggttgaGATGGTTCATGTGCCTGGAAGCGAGACTGGTTCGAGGGTGGCTGATATGAGCTGCGGGATTCATTCCCACCAAGAAGGCTAGCAATGGTTGGCGATCGATTAGGCATTTGAGAAGCAGGTCTTGGTGAACCAGAAGTAGACGGGTAAGGGCTATGAGAAACCATTGTCTCACGAACAGGATCGTAGTTACCGCGGATAGGATCGTAGCTTTGACCGCTGGTACGAACAGGTATAGATGTAGAGCTATTatgctgagattgaggttggGTCTGGGGTTGAGACTGTGGTCGTTCCACAGGCGTATCCGAATTTAGTATGTTCTGCATAAAGTGTTCAcgcttcaacatctttggtGAATAACGTTGTTCGggttgatgtgatgaagacgatgtttGACGGTTATGATGAGCAGGTGACAATGCTGATATATGGGAGACATCCGACATGCGTCCCTGGCCGGCGGATGATGCAGCTTCGGCAAGAGACTTTGAATCTCCCGGGATTTCACTCTCGCCATCTGCAGGGGCAATCTTTCTCTTGCGTGGCAATGCTGGCGCATTAGGATCGCGAGGTTTCCTAGGCTTTCGAGAAGCCTTAGCTGCATCGGCACCGTCCGAATTTCGAGGTTTCACAATGGTACCAGGTTTGCGTCCAGGCTTCTTGCGCGGCACACCTGCAGCGGTTAATTGGACCCATTGGTTGTCGACAAGTGCGTATCGTCTAGGGGGGCCTGTGCCTGATTGGGGTGGCATAGGCGGTGGAGGGCGTTCGCTGTGATTCTGGTGGCCGATGTGTTGATATTGGCCATCGCTGGAAACGACGACGATCTCGTCATAGTCTTGCGGTGCTCGGCTACCGGATCCATTTCGTGATGGTGAACCAGGTTCTGATAGCGATCCGGAAGGAGGCGATGATAGTTCGCCGGCTGATGAGTCGTATCGTGACATAGACGTGTCGGCGCCTGTCGCAGCCATGCCGAGGTGTAGAGAGGCAACGAATAGCCTTGTGCAGCGCGTATTACAAGAATGTGAATAGAAACACCAATACAGGCGGTTATTGCATCTGACAAATTGATTGCCAAAATTGGAAACAGGGGATATTAATGCTAGAAGCGGGCAAAGGAACCTCGCATTTGCAGCATCAAAACCCAAGGATCAGATAAAGCGTCGCGTAGGGCAAGGCTGTGATTCAAACCATCGAATGTCGATAAGGCAACGAATAGCGGTCGACGGGTGGTAGTGAGTGGTACACGCTAAATGGCACCGAAATGCAGCGTCAAAGTGAGTACCAGGTACAGCGAATAGAAATGCCTGGATCTATAGCGTGCGGGCCTCGTCAGGAACGGAATGGTTGCAAGCGGGAAAGCGTCCAGTCGGAGAGTGACGAGGTGAAACGAGCTGTGAGTGGCCAGAATGTGGAGTGCAGGTGCGGGCGGTGGAGTAGGTCGAATCTCTGAATAGCCTCAAGATCTCGAGTTGGGAAACGACTTTGGCAGTGAATGCGGCCTTCCAGAAGGAAAAAGTGAGCCGACTGCAGGGTACACGTCGCTTGGAGGACGTTAAGAGGTACTGCCACACCAGGCGCAGAAAATAACGACAATATGGAGATGATTGAGATGTGCGAATAGTGTCAAATTGATGAAATCCGACGAATTCGACAATAAAAACCACTGGTCGTTGTTGGGAAAAATATGTGGGAGGTGGATGTTTGAgtgagggagaggagggaaAGAAGGGGAGAAAAGGGAGGAGAAATGAGATGGGGATGGCTACGTTTTTTTTTCGGGGCGACGAcaatatttcttattttcCAGGCCAGGAAGGAGAAAAACGGGGCAGGCCAACAGCTTCTCTTGTTGCCAGCAGCTAAATAAGAATGCTACGACTcggaaacaacaagaacgacgagacgagacgagacagaCAAGGCACGAGGTACGGTACGAGAAGAAACGAGCGAGGGGGGAGGGGCGCGGACCATGACAAGCATCACCAGAAGAAAGGGAAGGGAAAGGACAAAAGGGAAATTGTATTAAAAACCGCCGAGGGGCGTGGCTAACTCTAGAACAACCAACCTAATGAGATGGGACTCAAAATAGGCATCGACAACATCAGGGAACCAGCTAAGTTAATGGTGATAGGGGGTCTACCAAGTAATTAGGTCATGCCATGGCATTGGATGCTGGGGACGGATGGGACAGGACAGTGCAGTACAGAGTCAAATCCATCAGAGGGAGCAAGTGAAAAGAGCCAGCAGACCCGAGCTTAGCGGGGGGGGGGGAAGAATGAGTAAGATGTAAGTTAATGGTAGACTCAAAAAGACATGCATAGGCGGAAGTGATAGAGAAAACAGACTTCCATGCCCGTTGACGCACGGATACATATTTTCTTTAGagtaaaggtaaaggtaaaggtacCGACCGACTCAGATTCCATGTGTAACATCCGTAGAACATGACAAGGGGGGTCGGGTCAGCTTTCGCAGGTGAGTTGAGGGGATAAGAAAAGGCGAGACTCTGAATATATTACAGGGTCTGCTTATAGTAGAAGTCTGGTATGGCACTTGGCCAAGTATTTTTGACACCCTAATTCAACCACCGAAGCTTTTCTTACTCCCCAGTGCAGGGTTGAGGTTCCATtcttaggtaccttagtacATACCTTGGGTTAGGTAGCGTGGGGAAACTGCCTGCCTGTAGTGGACTGTGGACTCCAGGAATATCTCTCGGCTTGTGACATGTATCCTTTTGTACTACCTCAGAGGGCTATCTCTTGCAACACGTCATTTATCCGCTCACCTCTCAGCTGCAACAGTCATATCAAAATCACAAGCAATAACGGCCTCGTGATATTGATCAATTCGTTCAGAGTCAGCAACCAACTTGACTAATCACCTTCTTGCCTAGTGACAAACATcccagtccagcccagcccagcccatcGCAGCGATGAACTGGTCCCCCCCCTCCTTGAATGGTGTGGACCATCTAATCCCGAAACCAGAATCGTTGAACCAAGCTTAGGCGCGGCACGTCGACAGGGATCCAACGCGGCTGCAGTAATGGCTGCATCAGCCACAAGTTTGTTTTTTTCGGTTAAGGTACTACTTGAATGGGGCTTTTTTTGTAATTTGTTCTTTTTCCAATATTCTGAATAGCCTCCCAATTTGCAATTTGAAGCTGATATGAATATGTATCGTCATGGACTTCAGAGGGATTTTTTGTGGGTTTTCTCcattgatgttgaagctATCGGTCGTTCGACCATCAAATGATGTTGCAGGGATTGGAACTCTACACGGTACTGTACGCCATAAATATTGTGCCTGTCATCCACTGTTACCTCTTGG from Fusarium fujikuroi IMI 58289 draft genome, chromosome FFUJ_chr04 harbors:
- a CDS encoding probable Arf-binding protein, with amino-acid sequence MEAASARAAARDRWGDLPSSGRTPSQLQRFIQAACSPENYEPNLALNLEIADLINSKKGTAPREAATAIVNYINHRNPNVALLALGLLDICVKNCGYPFHLQIGTKEFLNELVRRFPERPPMRPTRVQAKILEAIEEWRGTICETSRYKEDLGFIRDMHRLLSYKGYVFPEVRREDAAVLNPSDNLKSAEEMEEEEREAQSAKLQELIRRGTPEDLQEANRLMKIMAGYDTRSKTDYRAKAAEEVAKIQAKARLLEERLDSFKEGDKMEDGDVFSELAAALQSAQPKIQKMCEEESDDHEAVAKLLEINDSIHRTAERYKLMKKGDIEGAAKVAAGGPPPSAAGATASSSSAANELSLIDFEVDASSNGAQPNNAAVPSASAGGLENDLLGLDIGGESSSFGQGGGIALGFGANQNIPGPALLSSMTQDNSARGQPVSQSTTPQPRFQQQPPPPSQPASDPFAILGAGNFNSQRASPAPPQPQPAPTANDDDEWNFSSALPPEPSKPKEHQAVVSNTNVKIEMIARRAPGNENAINIVFAFSNNVTQPIGEFHFQLAVTKGYELQLKPQTGRDLAPQQNRGITQEVQIWHAGNRAQKVTSAKLRWRASYKTGEQTVNEMGEVTEFSLA
- a CDS encoding related to translation initiation factor IF-2, mitochondrial gives rise to the protein MLRVRTLQERSNSYVCALCRHKLSPSDSQSRDRHVSSVGATITSVRATRPSSCHYLRLSGVRALSTSSILHGPNDNGKPGGFPGRGFPGGFGAGLGSFGAFASKPSPDTSKQSVDLLPHEQEARKKMGLPLKKPLKVEAAPTPPPAQNNVKKRSDTQNANQNQSQRKNTSPARDNQQPNRSNDGNKYARQQRHQQQQQQRDAKPTTPPSNLLPAAPAWGAFSARKVDTQIPLISRKAEAKPAESQNKNKSKNVAPATGQEEGESVWGQLKRSRKLEEKPSRGEDGFWDALESRVTNIRSRPGPGGQYLEALQGADGMLRGGQQSQEDQIRRKSRFEMEESDVSDKRRDKKDKRPKNVHRNEAEDDDFDEDSIRRWEARQRKKAEKEARKRLEEATEAAPVPIFLPEYISISNLAGALQIRIADFLHDLESMGFEDLTEETIMTGDTAALVAQEYGYDPTVDTGSQRDLQPRPAPEDPSLLPSRPPVVTIMGHVDHGKTTLLDWLRKSSIAAQEHGGITQHIGAFVVQMSSGKQITFLDTPGHAAFLSMRQRGANVTDIVVLVVAADDSVMPQTLEALKHATAAKVPIIVAINKIDKEDARVDQVKADLARHGVEIEDYGGDVQVVPVSGKTGKGMQDLEENIVTLSEILDVRAEADGMAEGWVLESSIKQTGKTATVLVKRGTLRLGDIIVAGKSWAKIRGLRNEAGVEIPEAPPGTPVQILGWRELPDAGEQVLQAPDEGKARTAIEYREEMAERLESSKQLAEQEQRQREKEAAEEAAAAAEAEGTEAEPAKTEPGIIYQNFIVKADVAGSVEAVCGTVQELGNNEVQSKLLRSGVGAISEYDVDHAAASKSIIVNFNMPILPHIRQRAEEAGVRIIDHSVIYHVVDDVKSALSDLLPHTITNKVLGEADVLQVFGINVRKRVQKNIAGCKIRNGTIKRTSMVRVIRGGEVVYDGKIDTLKHVKKDVMEMGKGTECGIGLEDFQELQIDDQIQTYEVIKERRTL